The following coding sequences are from one Gemmatimonadaceae bacterium window:
- a CDS encoding MFS transporter: MPSTPLRKTFISLRNRNFRLFFIGQSISNTGNWLTNVALVLLVLRLTSSGLAVGGVLACQYGPILFLSPFGGAIADRVDKRRALLATQALEMMQSVGLAVLAFLPHPPLVGLYGLAAAGGMVLSLDNPLRRSFVSEMVPETDLPNAIVLYSTIVNISRVFGPALAGLLAVTLGYGWCFAIDASTYVAVLYCVWVMNPDELHRTPAPPRAKGEVREGIRYILATPMLWISFSMLAAIGTLSYNFNVTLPLFVTRSLHRSEGVFTILYSIFSVGAVVSALIIARRGKVQLSQIVFGAASMGIAMLLLSATRGIATAMPAAFLVGMASILYMTSTTAIVQVGTKRELQGRLLALQTVFVAGTGLIGGPLCGWLADVAGGRAPIVFGGVVCLLAAGFGLVAARRTRSEAPA; the protein is encoded by the coding sequence CTGCCCTCTACCCCTCTGCGCAAGACTTTCATCTCGCTCAGAAACCGGAACTTTCGGCTGTTCTTCATCGGGCAGTCGATCTCGAATACCGGCAACTGGCTCACCAACGTCGCGCTCGTGCTGCTCGTGCTTCGCCTAACGTCGAGCGGGTTGGCGGTCGGCGGCGTCTTGGCATGTCAGTACGGTCCGATCCTCTTTCTCTCGCCTTTCGGTGGCGCGATCGCCGACCGTGTCGACAAGCGCCGCGCATTGCTCGCGACGCAAGCGCTCGAGATGATGCAGTCGGTCGGTCTCGCGGTGCTCGCGTTTCTTCCGCACCCGCCGCTCGTGGGACTCTATGGGCTCGCGGCCGCCGGCGGCATGGTGCTGTCGCTCGACAATCCGCTGCGTCGCTCGTTCGTCAGCGAGATGGTGCCAGAGACGGATCTTCCGAACGCCATCGTCTTGTACAGCACCATTGTGAACATCTCACGCGTCTTCGGGCCTGCGCTCGCCGGGTTGCTCGCAGTGACGCTTGGCTATGGATGGTGCTTCGCGATCGACGCGAGCACCTACGTGGCCGTGCTTTACTGCGTGTGGGTCATGAATCCGGACGAGCTGCACCGCACGCCTGCGCCACCGCGCGCAAAGGGCGAGGTCCGCGAAGGCATTCGATACATTCTCGCGACGCCGATGTTGTGGATCAGCTTCAGCATGCTCGCGGCCATCGGCACGCTCTCGTACAACTTCAACGTCACGCTGCCGCTGTTCGTCACGCGATCGCTGCACCGGAGCGAAGGCGTGTTCACGATTCTCTATTCAATCTTCAGCGTTGGTGCCGTCGTGAGCGCGCTGATCATAGCGCGGCGCGGCAAGGTGCAGCTCTCGCAGATCGTTTTCGGCGCAGCCTCGATGGGGATCGCGATGTTGCTGCTGTCGGCCACGCGCGGGATCGCGACGGCTATGCCGGCGGCGTTTCTCGTTGGCATGGCGAGTATTCTCTACATGACATCGACGACCGCGATCGTGCAGGTCGGTACGAAGCGCGAGTTGCAGGGACGTCTGCTCGCGCTTCAAACCGTGTTCGTCGCCGGCACTGGACTCATTGGCGGACCGCTCTGCGGATGGCTCGCGGACGTTGCCGGCGGCCGAGCTCCGATCGTGTTCGGCGGTGTTGTCTGTCTGCTGGCCGCTGGCTTCGGACTGGTCGCCGCTCGTCGCACGCGATCAGAAGCACCGGCGTAG
- a CDS encoding PadR family transcriptional regulator, translating to MAQPHNVEVLRGTLDLLILKAVSWGPSHGYAVARWIEQSTDDVLRIEEGSLYPALHRLETRGWIAAEWGASENNRRAKYYTLTSKGRAQLRLETATWTRFANAVFTALEAPPLRT from the coding sequence ATGGCCCAGCCGCATAACGTCGAAGTTCTGCGCGGGACACTCGATCTCCTGATCCTCAAAGCCGTGAGTTGGGGGCCGAGTCACGGCTACGCTGTCGCGCGATGGATCGAGCAGTCCACCGACGACGTCCTGCGCATCGAAGAAGGCTCGCTCTACCCTGCCCTCCACCGCCTCGAGACGCGTGGCTGGATCGCCGCCGAGTGGGGCGCGTCCGAGAACAATCGCCGCGCGAAGTACTACACGCTCACCTCCAAGGGGCGCGCACAGCTTCGGCTCGAGACGGCGACCTGGACGCGCTTCGCCAACGCCGTGTTCACTGCGCTCGAAGCCCCACCGCTTCGCACATGA
- a CDS encoding vanadium-dependent haloperoxidase produces the protein MNWSGPKHLMRLAAVAPLAVSVATLFACSERPTDPSSFPSVARADAVADRLGNDRFDGAATTLAWEQTTRDLVANRKATPINAVRLYALHSLAVYAAVVAVQDGDNDDADDQGGGRAAFEARRGAIGGASAQLLSALSPPDAPALEAQLAASGRDASGRTSPQFTRGVSVGRGVGAVLIAWANNDGFSLAWNESMRNASGPGIWEGAPAVGTVPRPAPAGYQFPTMTPYFLTALGGHTAQSQFRSSPPPAFSMALGSPYRIALDEVRAISDTRTLEQTDIAYFWNLAAGTMTALGYWDNQAASFIESRGLDEQSASHLFALLNAAAMDATIGCWEAKVHYFMLRPSMADPLITRPTLERPNGPPAFPYTLPNHPSYPSGHSCVSSAAATVLSQYFPDQAAQLQAQVIQAGLSRIYGGIHYRFDVEAGQVLGRSTAEWAMAYDRRHGLLAAIGLGGHKEGGDDGRE, from the coding sequence ATGAACTGGAGTGGACCGAAGCACCTCATGCGCCTCGCAGCGGTGGCGCCACTCGCGGTCTCGGTCGCGACGCTCTTCGCGTGTTCCGAGCGGCCCACCGACCCGTCGAGCTTTCCGTCTGTCGCGCGCGCCGATGCTGTTGCCGACCGGTTAGGCAATGACCGTTTCGACGGTGCCGCGACCACACTCGCCTGGGAGCAAACCACCCGCGACCTCGTCGCGAATCGTAAAGCAACGCCGATAAACGCCGTGCGCTTGTACGCGCTGCACAGCCTCGCCGTCTATGCCGCGGTGGTCGCCGTCCAGGACGGCGACAACGACGACGCCGACGATCAGGGTGGTGGGCGCGCGGCGTTCGAAGCCCGACGCGGCGCGATTGGCGGCGCATCGGCGCAACTCCTCTCCGCCCTGTCTCCGCCCGATGCACCCGCGCTCGAAGCGCAGCTCGCTGCTTCGGGGCGAGATGCGTCCGGTCGCACGTCTCCGCAGTTCACGCGTGGCGTGAGCGTCGGACGAGGAGTGGGTGCCGTGCTGATCGCCTGGGCGAATAACGACGGATTCTCGTTGGCGTGGAACGAGAGCATGCGAAACGCGTCGGGACCCGGCATCTGGGAGGGAGCCCCAGCAGTAGGAACAGTTCCCCGGCCGGCGCCGGCCGGTTATCAATTCCCCACGATGACGCCCTACTTCTTGACAGCGTTAGGCGGTCACACGGCGCAGAGCCAGTTCCGGTCGTCACCACCGCCCGCGTTCTCGATGGCGCTGGGTAGCCCGTACAGGATTGCCCTCGACGAGGTGAGAGCGATCTCCGATACTCGAACGCTGGAGCAGACCGACATCGCTTACTTCTGGAATCTCGCGGCGGGCACGATGACGGCGCTCGGCTATTGGGATAATCAGGCTGCGTCGTTCATCGAATCGCGCGGGCTCGACGAGCAATCCGCGTCGCACCTGTTCGCTCTCTTGAATGCCGCGGCGATGGACGCGACGATCGGCTGCTGGGAGGCGAAGGTCCATTACTTCATGCTGCGTCCGTCCATGGCGGATCCGTTGATCACGCGGCCGACGCTCGAGCGGCCGAATGGGCCACCTGCTTTCCCGTACACACTACCGAACCATCCGTCATATCCTTCGGGACACTCCTGCGTCTCGTCTGCCGCGGCCACGGTGCTCTCGCAATACTTCCCGGATCAGGCCGCGCAGCTCCAAGCGCAGGTAATCCAAGCGGGATTGTCGCGCATCTATGGCGGCATCCATTACCGGTTCGACGTCGAGGCGGGACAGGTGCTTGGCCGCTCGACCGCGGAATGGGCGATGGCCTATGACCGTCGGCACGGTCTCCTCGCGGCCATTGGACTCGGTGGACACAAGGAGGGCGGGGACGACGGCCGCGAATGA
- a CDS encoding ADOP family duplicated permease, with protein MTKTPPWRRYLRFWRPDIRGDVDDELRFHADMRVEEFVARGMTEDEARRAVAARLGDVDAAREECVELGKVRATHARNADVLEGVRADIRYTLRSLGRTPGWTTVALLTIALGVGATTAVFRVADRLIVRPIRYPDASRVFVFRRLFDVPERQLASPFSAHVVDAFRKESRSIEVAAAFHFRLGMLGTAPDTIPVHVAIIDTDFLPLAGAHPVIGRSFAAEDARPNGPGVVAMLGEDMWRQQFGASTSVIGSVVKLNGDSRTIIGVMPSSVTLPDARDGRIDIWVPYDDDLVDAVAVRLKPGVPRDAATEELAGILTRAATDSSWWRDMRYHMRLQRPQDMLSFRGALAMLTGAVALLLLVACTNVAHLLLARGAARQREIAVRHALGASRWRLVRQLVTETLVIAVIGGAFATAVAWIGLHVMQAARPQTLAALAAGPNEDSVISLTALLAIGAGLAIGLASALRNARRDPGLALRANSSGTAMAGRRLRGALVIGEIGLSTTLLVGALLLTHALYTLEAKQLGFDAGGLYSVSFRPPRMPAAAQQASLVDLVRERAKAIPGAQRITVDDGGHGVFATLQTPDRATVNQAPLPIGVDNVDADYFTVLGIPLLAGRIFDDGSRSGNEVIVNTTLARMLAPHGSPLGRRFRNSRPIGFLKDWMTVIGVVPDVVDNLLVPAPQPRLYQPIGPNAPGMVTLYVRLSNNSSAESLAHLAASIQPSGSKPVIESVRDKIDQTAAEPRFAMRIMIIFASLGVLLAAIGLFGVISYSVAQRTREIGVRMTLGATRASIARLVVGDGLRLAVIGIVVGLIGGVAGTRLIEGVLYGVPRLDPFAFSAGAVLLLAVAVVACVIPMWRATGVDPVIAVRAE; from the coding sequence ATGACGAAAACTCCACCTTGGCGCCGCTATCTCCGTTTCTGGCGTCCCGATATCCGTGGCGACGTCGACGATGAGCTCCGCTTCCACGCCGACATGCGCGTCGAAGAGTTCGTCGCGCGCGGCATGACCGAAGACGAAGCCCGCCGCGCCGTCGCGGCACGACTCGGCGACGTCGACGCTGCCCGCGAGGAGTGCGTCGAGCTCGGCAAGGTGCGCGCAACGCACGCGCGCAACGCAGATGTCCTCGAGGGCGTGCGCGCCGATATTCGCTACACGCTTCGCTCGTTAGGCCGCACGCCCGGCTGGACGACGGTCGCGCTCCTCACGATTGCTCTCGGCGTCGGCGCGACGACGGCCGTGTTCCGCGTCGCCGACCGGTTGATCGTTAGGCCGATCCGCTATCCAGATGCATCGCGCGTGTTCGTCTTCCGCCGGCTGTTCGACGTCCCCGAGCGCCAGCTGGCATCACCCTTCTCTGCCCACGTGGTCGACGCGTTCCGAAAGGAGTCTCGATCGATCGAGGTCGCGGCTGCCTTCCACTTCCGGCTCGGCATGCTCGGTACCGCGCCCGATACGATTCCGGTGCATGTGGCGATCATCGATACGGATTTCCTCCCGCTCGCGGGCGCGCATCCTGTGATCGGGCGGAGCTTTGCCGCCGAGGACGCAAGGCCGAACGGGCCGGGCGTCGTGGCTATGCTCGGCGAGGACATGTGGCGGCAGCAGTTCGGCGCGTCGACCAGCGTCATCGGCAGCGTCGTCAAGCTCAACGGAGATTCGCGCACGATCATCGGCGTGATGCCGTCCTCGGTAACGCTGCCGGACGCCAGGGACGGACGCATCGACATCTGGGTGCCTTACGATGATGATCTCGTCGATGCCGTGGCGGTGCGGCTCAAACCCGGCGTCCCACGTGATGCGGCGACCGAGGAGCTCGCGGGCATTCTGACTCGTGCAGCGACCGATTCGTCCTGGTGGCGTGACATGCGCTATCACATGCGCCTCCAGCGTCCACAGGACATGCTCTCGTTTCGCGGCGCACTGGCGATGCTCACCGGCGCCGTCGCGCTCTTGCTGCTCGTCGCGTGCACGAACGTCGCGCACCTGCTGCTCGCCCGCGGCGCCGCACGCCAACGCGAGATCGCCGTTCGGCACGCGTTGGGCGCCAGCCGGTGGCGACTCGTCAGGCAGCTCGTCACCGAAACGCTCGTCATCGCCGTGATCGGCGGCGCCTTCGCGACAGCCGTCGCATGGATCGGACTGCACGTGATGCAAGCGGCGCGGCCGCAGACGCTCGCTGCACTCGCGGCCGGGCCTAACGAGGATAGCGTCATCTCCCTGACGGCGCTCTTGGCGATCGGCGCGGGACTGGCGATCGGCCTCGCTTCCGCGCTGCGCAACGCGCGACGAGATCCGGGTCTTGCGTTGCGCGCCAACTCGTCAGGCACGGCGATGGCCGGACGTCGCCTGCGTGGCGCACTCGTCATCGGCGAAATCGGCCTGTCGACCACCCTGCTGGTTGGCGCGCTGCTCCTCACGCATGCGTTGTATACTCTGGAAGCGAAGCAGCTCGGCTTCGATGCCGGCGGATTGTACTCGGTCTCCTTTCGCCCGCCGCGAATGCCGGCGGCGGCACAGCAGGCGTCGCTGGTCGATCTGGTGCGCGAGCGCGCCAAGGCCATCCCCGGAGCGCAACGTATCACGGTGGACGACGGTGGACACGGCGTGTTCGCGACTCTCCAGACGCCGGATCGGGCGACCGTCAATCAAGCGCCTTTGCCAATTGGCGTGGATAACGTTGATGCCGACTATTTCACTGTCCTCGGCATTCCGCTCCTCGCTGGCCGGATCTTCGACGACGGGTCGCGATCGGGCAACGAGGTGATCGTCAACACCACACTCGCACGTATGCTCGCGCCCCACGGGAGTCCGCTCGGTCGCCGATTCCGCAACTCGCGTCCAATAGGATTTCTGAAAGATTGGATGACCGTCATTGGCGTCGTGCCGGACGTCGTCGACAACCTGCTCGTGCCGGCGCCTCAGCCGCGGCTTTATCAACCGATCGGCCCGAACGCTCCCGGCATGGTAACGCTGTACGTTAGGCTGTCAAACAACTCCTCGGCGGAATCGCTGGCGCACCTCGCAGCGTCGATACAGCCGTCGGGCTCCAAGCCCGTGATCGAGAGCGTGCGCGACAAGATCGATCAGACCGCCGCCGAGCCGCGGTTCGCGATGCGGATCATGATCATCTTCGCGTCGCTCGGCGTCCTGCTCGCCGCGATTGGTCTCTTCGGTGTGATCTCGTACAGCGTCGCCCAGCGCACGCGCGAGATCGGTGTCCGGATGACGTTAGGCGCGACGCGCGCGTCGATTGCGCGGCTCGTCGTCGGCGACGGGCTGCGGCTCGCCGTGATCGGTATCGTCGTCGGACTCATCGGCGGGGTGGCGGGCACGCGGCTCATTGAGGGCGTGCTGTACGGCGTGCCGCGCCTCGATCCATTCGCCTTTAGCGCGGGCGCCGTTTTGTTGCTCGCAGTCGCGGTTGTCGCGTGCGTCATTCCCATGTGGCGCGCGACTGGAGTCGATCCGGTGATCGCCGTCCGGGCAGAATAG
- a CDS encoding cysteine hydrolase, which yields MTSHDSDQALLVMDVQSGVVVRIPDGDAYVARVRSAVEFARRRRIPVIYVVVGFRAGAPEVSTRNKAFSNALKQGATFPDAQPVIRPEDGDVVVVKRRVSAFTGSDLEVVLRAKNIQHLVLTGIATGGVVLSTLREAADKDYRLTVLSDLCADSDAEVHNVLINKIFPRQADVVSSAEWMIG from the coding sequence ATGACCTCACATGACTCCGATCAGGCCCTGCTCGTGATGGACGTCCAGTCCGGCGTCGTCGTGCGCATTCCCGATGGCGACGCGTACGTCGCACGGGTACGCTCGGCAGTTGAATTTGCGCGCAGGCGCCGGATTCCCGTCATCTACGTGGTCGTCGGCTTCCGGGCCGGCGCGCCCGAGGTGAGCACGCGGAACAAGGCGTTCAGCAACGCGCTCAAGCAGGGCGCCACGTTTCCCGACGCGCAACCAGTGATCAGGCCGGAAGACGGCGACGTCGTCGTGGTGAAGCGACGCGTCAGCGCATTCACGGGCAGCGATCTCGAGGTCGTGCTGCGCGCGAAGAACATCCAGCATCTCGTGCTCACGGGAATCGCGACGGGCGGTGTGGTGCTCTCCACACTCCGCGAGGCGGCCGACAAGGACTATCGGCTCACTGTCCTCTCGGATCTGTGCGCGGATTCAGACGCGGAAGTGCACAATGTTCTAATCAACAAGATATTCCCGCGTCAGGCGGACGTCGTGAGCTCGGCAGAGTGGATGATCGGGTAG
- a CDS encoding ABC transporter permease: MNPFHYGIRSLLRARGFTAATITTIALATGAACAVFGLVNAVLIRPLPYPDSNRLAGLWHTMPGLGVAIAKQAPGTYNLYRDAAKSFDEMGVYISLAATLTYPDRALPPERVRVSWMTASTFSVLGAKPLLGRLYADADAQDGAPPVLMISERLWRTRFGGSRQIIGQRVDVDGELRQIVGVMPASFAFPEARTPVWAPEASAVNPKYVGGFADAGIARLRRGVTPEAAQRELEHILPQLAERYPEQRPGVSTTLAVRQTRLAPIVHSLRDDVIAGYDRVLWLLAATVALLVLVAFSNVASLLLVRVEARRREFAVRSALGASTWGVWQELLAETILLAALGGSLGFGLAAIALRLLVVSSPLGLPRLNEVRVDTSVVLFAFAFVALFALISASIGALRIRSSDTIRALREGGRSSTAGRASQRLRAAFVALEVALSLVMLASSGVLARSVLRLRSVQPGFDESNVFTFWTFLPTTRYKGPTDVARFYREAIERLRQLPGVVDVAATAKLPLEVEGSPYQRLIWADDGSSDTNVLPPLFQATTTTAGYFGAMRIPMIAGRTYDDANVQRGAREAVVSRGFIERFWHDPTGRTGVGKRLRLTAYGDWFTIVGVVGDLRDSTLTQPPIAEVYVPEEPISANPDASSSTTARDMAFVVRTRVPMPGLPQRLRQELHALDSELPFHRPAAMEQIVSDARAGLTFALLVLTVGALTTLALGVVGLYGVIAYVVSLRSREISIRIAVGLTPAAATRMILRQGGAIVAIGAFLGLLVFLVFARLLTTMTFEVSPIDLTTLVAAVLSVAIIAAGATWVPARRAARVDPARALSAD, from the coding sequence ATGAATCCCTTCCACTACGGAATCCGATCGCTCTTGCGTGCACGCGGTTTCACCGCCGCGACCATCACGACGATCGCACTGGCGACCGGCGCGGCCTGTGCCGTTTTCGGCCTCGTGAACGCGGTGCTCATCCGACCGTTGCCCTATCCCGATAGCAATCGACTCGCGGGGCTGTGGCACACGATGCCTGGTCTCGGGGTCGCGATCGCGAAGCAGGCACCAGGCACATACAATCTGTATCGTGACGCCGCCAAGTCCTTCGATGAGATGGGCGTCTACATCTCACTTGCAGCTACGCTCACGTATCCCGATCGCGCTCTTCCTCCGGAACGCGTGCGCGTGAGTTGGATGACAGCATCGACCTTCTCGGTGCTCGGCGCCAAACCGCTCCTCGGCCGCCTCTACGCTGACGCCGACGCACAAGACGGCGCGCCTCCAGTGCTCATGATCAGCGAGCGGCTCTGGCGAACGCGATTCGGCGGCAGCCGACAGATCATTGGGCAACGCGTCGACGTCGACGGTGAGCTCCGGCAGATCGTCGGCGTGATGCCGGCGTCGTTCGCGTTTCCGGAAGCACGCACGCCGGTCTGGGCACCGGAGGCGAGCGCCGTGAATCCGAAATACGTCGGCGGCTTCGCCGACGCAGGAATCGCTCGCCTCCGACGCGGTGTGACGCCTGAAGCCGCGCAACGCGAGCTCGAGCACATTCTGCCGCAATTGGCAGAGCGCTATCCCGAACAGCGGCCTGGCGTCTCGACGACGCTCGCCGTTAGGCAGACGCGCCTCGCTCCTATAGTGCATTCGTTGCGGGACGACGTCATCGCCGGTTACGATCGCGTGCTATGGTTGCTCGCGGCGACGGTCGCGCTGCTCGTGCTCGTCGCGTTCAGCAACGTCGCGTCGCTCCTGCTCGTGCGCGTCGAAGCGCGCCGCCGGGAATTCGCGGTACGCTCGGCGCTTGGCGCATCGACGTGGGGCGTGTGGCAGGAGTTGCTGGCGGAAACGATTCTTCTCGCGGCGTTAGGCGGCTCGCTGGGATTCGGGCTCGCCGCGATTGCGCTGCGACTACTCGTCGTCAGCTCTCCGCTTGGCTTGCCACGCCTCAACGAGGTTCGCGTCGACACAAGCGTCGTGCTCTTTGCGTTTGCGTTCGTCGCGCTGTTTGCGTTGATCAGCGCGTCGATCGGCGCCTTACGCATTCGCTCGAGTGATACGATTCGCGCTTTGCGCGAGGGCGGCCGTAGCAGCACCGCGGGTCGAGCATCGCAGCGGCTGCGCGCGGCGTTCGTCGCTCTCGAAGTCGCACTCTCGCTCGTGATGCTCGCGAGCTCCGGCGTTCTTGCGCGAAGCGTGCTTCGGCTCCGGAGCGTACAGCCAGGCTTTGATGAGTCGAACGTTTTTACGTTCTGGACGTTTCTCCCGACCACACGCTACAAAGGTCCGACTGACGTCGCGCGCTTTTACCGCGAAGCGATCGAGCGGTTGCGGCAGCTTCCGGGCGTTGTCGACGTGGCTGCCACCGCGAAGCTCCCGCTCGAGGTCGAGGGATCCCCGTACCAACGGCTGATTTGGGCCGACGACGGATCGAGCGATACGAACGTGTTGCCGCCACTTTTTCAGGCGACGACCACTACGGCGGGCTACTTCGGCGCGATGCGCATACCGATGATCGCCGGCCGGACGTATGACGACGCCAACGTGCAACGTGGCGCGCGCGAGGCGGTCGTGAGTCGAGGATTCATCGAACGCTTCTGGCACGACCCAACCGGACGCACTGGCGTGGGTAAACGGCTGCGCCTAACGGCTTACGGCGATTGGTTCACGATCGTCGGCGTCGTGGGCGACCTGCGCGACTCAACGCTGACACAGCCGCCGATCGCCGAGGTGTATGTTCCCGAAGAGCCGATCTCGGCAAACCCCGATGCGTCGTCGTCGACGACCGCGCGCGACATGGCATTTGTGGTTCGCACGCGCGTGCCGATGCCCGGCCTCCCGCAGCGTCTTCGACAGGAGCTGCACGCGCTCGATTCGGAGCTCCCCTTCCATCGCCCAGCGGCGATGGAGCAGATCGTGAGCGACGCGCGCGCCGGATTGACATTCGCCCTCCTGGTGCTCACGGTCGGCGCGCTGACGACGCTCGCGCTCGGTGTGGTCGGGCTGTATGGGGTGATCGCTTACGTCGTCAGTCTGCGTTCGCGCGAGATCAGCATTCGTATTGCCGTCGGTCTCACTCCCGCCGCAGCAACGAGGATGATTCTGCGCCAGGGCGGAGCCATTGTCGCTATTGGCGCATTCCTAGGTCTGCTCGTGTTTCTCGTCTTTGCGAGACTCCTCACGACCATGACATTCGAGGTCAGCCCGATCGACCTAACGACGCTCGTCGCGGCGGTGCTATCCGTCGCCATCATCGCGGCGGGCGCTACGTGGGTGCCAGCTCGGCGCGCCGCGCGCGTCGATCCGGCGCGCGCGCTCAGCGCCGACTAA